In Arachis hypogaea cultivar Tifrunner chromosome 17, arahy.Tifrunner.gnm2.J5K5, whole genome shotgun sequence, a single window of DNA contains:
- the LOC112763325 gene encoding uncharacterized protein, with amino-acid sequence MDFTKAGIARKLQLEELECLRMEAYENARIYKEKTKAFHDHHIRRKDFQEGDEVLLHNSRLRFMPSKLCSRWEGPFKVKEIKSYGVVELFDPQSDTTFKVIGHRVKKYHGYKSPREVEVLLLEDAPKEEEA; translated from the coding sequence ATGGATTTCACCAAGGCGGGTATAGCTAGAAAATTGCAACTAGAGGAGCTTGAATGCCTGAGGATGgaggcatatgagaatgcccggatctacaaggaaaagactaaggcCTTTCATGATCACCATATCCGAAGgaaggattttcaagaaggtgatgaggttctcctcCATAATTCGAGGCTTAGATTCATGCCTAGCAAGCTctgttctagatgggaaggacccttcaaGGTGAAAGAGATAAAGTCCTATGGAGTAGTAGAATTGTTTGACCCTCAAAGTGACACAACTTTCAAAGTGattggacatagagtgaagaagtaccatggttACAAGTCACCAAGAGAAGTGGAAGTGCTCCTACTGGAGGATGcaccaaaagaagaagaagcgtaa